In a single window of the Niabella ginsenosidivorans genome:
- a CDS encoding response regulator transcription factor has product MRVLIVEDEKSLAAEIKSALEKNHFNCEIAGTSKDALQELDNGSFDFILLDIGLPDKDGFWLLEELRKDYTDVAVIILTARGQVEDRVRGLDAGADDYLAKPFSLLELQSRMQAIIRRKFKLNDTLVTLGSFTINIKNRTVHYQDKEINLSRKEFDLLSYLILHKNRPLSRMQLSDHLWGDNADDESDSNYIDVHIKNIRKKMNAYAPTDWLETVRGIGYKIKITS; this is encoded by the coding sequence ATGCGTGTATTGATTGTAGAAGATGAAAAATCATTAGCGGCAGAAATAAAATCTGCCCTGGAAAAAAATCATTTCAATTGTGAAATAGCCGGCACATCCAAAGACGCCCTGCAGGAGCTGGATAATGGCAGCTTTGACTTTATCCTGCTGGACATTGGCCTACCTGATAAAGACGGATTCTGGCTGCTGGAAGAGCTGCGCAAAGACTATACGGATGTTGCCGTGATTATTCTTACTGCCCGTGGCCAGGTGGAAGACCGGGTAAGAGGATTGGATGCCGGTGCGGACGATTACCTGGCAAAACCATTTTCCTTACTGGAGCTGCAATCCCGGATGCAGGCCATCATCCGCAGGAAATTCAAATTAAACGACACGCTGGTGACACTGGGCAGCTTTACCATCAACATTAAGAACAGGACAGTCCATTACCAGGATAAAGAGATCAACCTTTCCAGAAAAGAATTTGATCTGCTCAGCTACCTGATCCTTCATAAAAACCGCCCGCTGTCAAGAATGCAGCTCAGCGATCACTTATGGGGAGATAATGCAGATGATGAGTCCGACTCCAATTATATTGATGTGCACATTAAGAACATCCGTAAAAAAATGAATGCCTATGCGCCTACTGACTGGCTGGAGACTGTAAGGGGCATCGGCTATAAGATAAAAATAACTTCATGA
- a CDS encoding YnfA family protein, producing MAILKSFFIFLLAGLCEIGGGYLIWLWLKEDKPLWYGISGAVILAFYGIVATWQTAAFGRVYATYGGLFIALSLIWAWKVDGFKPDRYDIIGALVALLGVCIILYAPRTTS from the coding sequence ATGGCAATACTGAAATCCTTTTTCATCTTTCTGCTTGCCGGTCTCTGTGAAATTGGGGGCGGTTATCTTATCTGGCTATGGCTTAAAGAGGATAAACCGCTCTGGTACGGTATATCAGGAGCTGTGATCCTGGCCTTTTACGGAATTGTGGCAACCTGGCAAACCGCTGCTTTTGGCAGGGTGTATGCCACTTATGGCGGCCTGTTTATTGCGCTTTCTTTGATATGGGCCTGGAAGGTAGATGGATTCAAGCCGGACCGTTATGATATAATCGGAGCATTGGTTGCCCTGTTAGGAGTGTGTATCATTTTATATGCACCAAGAACAACAAGTTGA
- a CDS encoding alpha-L-fucosidase has product MKKILLAAALVTAITATAQTKHIFNDPPEQKAQRMQWWTNARFGMFIHWGLYSLAARHEWVKQHERMTSEQYQKYFDHFNPDEFDPKKWAKEAKAAGMKYAVLTTKHHEGFCLFDSKYTDYKATNTQAKRDLVKEFVEAFRAEGIRIGFYYSLIDWHHPDFTIDRVHPQRLGENATGADYAKLNKGKNWERYRQYLYNQVKELMTNYGKIDILWLDFSYPGKNGKGREDWGSIELLKMVKQLQPGIIIDNRADLNDYTDGYDFETPEQVKPSELLKYKGKYWETCQTFSGSWGYYRDEHTWKTHRQLLDLLVTSVANGGNLILNVGPTARGEFDYRALHALDSLSYWMHANNPSIYNCTFAPDEYKLPGNPDIKQTYDPVKKHLYLHLFTYPIDGKLVLPGYADKISYAQFLNDASELLYKKEDSNIVLQLPAQPPPYEVPVIELFLR; this is encoded by the coding sequence ATGAAGAAAATTCTCCTGGCAGCAGCACTGGTGACAGCAATTACAGCAACCGCTCAAACCAAACATATTTTTAACGACCCCCCCGAACAAAAAGCACAGCGGATGCAATGGTGGACGAATGCCCGTTTTGGCATGTTCATTCACTGGGGGCTTTATTCCCTGGCAGCAAGGCATGAATGGGTGAAGCAGCATGAGCGGATGACCAGTGAGCAGTATCAGAAATATTTTGACCATTTTAACCCGGATGAATTTGATCCCAAAAAATGGGCGAAAGAAGCAAAAGCAGCAGGCATGAAGTATGCCGTACTTACCACCAAGCATCATGAAGGCTTTTGTTTGTTCGATTCAAAATACACGGATTACAAAGCGACCAATACCCAGGCAAAACGCGACCTGGTAAAGGAATTTGTAGAGGCATTCCGCGCAGAGGGGATCCGGATCGGGTTTTATTATTCTTTGATCGACTGGCACCATCCTGATTTTACGATAGACCGTGTGCATCCCCAGCGGCTTGGAGAAAATGCTACAGGAGCTGATTATGCAAAGCTGAATAAAGGAAAGAACTGGGAGCGTTACCGGCAATACCTGTATAACCAGGTAAAAGAATTAATGACCAATTACGGGAAGATCGATATCCTCTGGCTCGATTTTTCTTATCCCGGCAAAAACGGCAAAGGGCGTGAGGATTGGGGATCAATAGAGCTCTTAAAGATGGTAAAGCAGCTACAGCCGGGAATCATTATTGACAACCGCGCCGATCTGAATGACTATACTGATGGCTATGACTTTGAAACACCAGAGCAGGTAAAGCCTTCCGAGCTTTTAAAATATAAAGGAAAATACTGGGAAACCTGCCAGACCTTTTCCGGCAGCTGGGGGTATTACCGGGACGAGCATACCTGGAAAACGCACCGGCAGCTGCTGGACCTGCTGGTTACTTCTGTTGCTAACGGAGGCAATTTGATTCTGAATGTGGGCCCTACTGCCCGCGGCGAATTTGATTATCGCGCCCTGCATGCGCTGGACAGTCTTTCATACTGGATGCATGCAAATAATCCCTCAATTTATAACTGCACATTTGCACCTGACGAATATAAATTACCCGGTAATCCTGATATTAAACAAACATACGATCCCGTAAAGAAGCATTTGTACCTGCATCTGTTCACCTATCCCATCGATGGAAAACTGGTGCTACCGGGTTATGCAGACAAGATCAGCTACGCACAGTTCCTGAACGATGCCTCCGAATTATTATATAAAAAAGAAGACAGTAATATAGTGCTGCAACTGCCCGCGCAGCCGCCACCTTATGAAGTACCGGTAATAGAATTGTTTTTGAGGTAG
- a CDS encoding AraC family transcriptional regulator yields the protein MQSINSENIQKKMEGFAGQLTSILPQAKIKFCAQHIFCKNLYITDIGYYPNAAHHERERPKGCAQYILIYCVKGRGWFSIENKSYEVKPNEFFIIPAGAAHHYGAHEKDPWSIYWLHFAGNDADFYYRLLTKTQGKAPVSAVVSTSRQLIFYDIIQHLELMNNTDNIIYSCSCAHAYLSSFQNTQIKLSANENSIIQQCITFMKQNLDKPLRLDEISAEVGLSSSHLSSLFKKQVKSSPIHLFTSLKIQKACQMLMDNSHNIKTISYSLGYEDQYHFSRVFKKIMGISPKHFKNK from the coding sequence ATGCAATCAATCAATTCAGAAAACATTCAGAAAAAAATGGAAGGCTTTGCAGGCCAGTTGACCAGTATACTGCCGCAGGCCAAAATAAAATTCTGTGCACAGCATATCTTTTGTAAAAATCTTTACATTACTGACATCGGGTACTACCCCAACGCGGCTCATCATGAACGTGAGCGGCCCAAGGGCTGTGCCCAATATATTTTAATTTATTGTGTAAAAGGGAGAGGCTGGTTTTCCATAGAGAATAAATCCTACGAGGTAAAGCCTAACGAATTCTTTATTATTCCTGCCGGTGCGGCGCATCATTACGGAGCACATGAAAAAGATCCCTGGAGCATTTACTGGTTGCATTTTGCAGGTAACGATGCTGACTTCTATTACCGGCTGCTTACAAAAACACAGGGGAAAGCACCTGTCAGTGCAGTCGTCAGCACATCGCGGCAGCTTATCTTTTATGATATCATTCAGCACCTGGAGCTGATGAACAACACTGATAATATTATTTACAGTTGCAGCTGTGCACATGCTTATCTTTCCTCTTTTCAGAATACACAAATAAAGCTGTCTGCCAATGAAAACAGCATCATCCAGCAGTGCATTACCTTTATGAAACAAAACCTGGATAAGCCCCTTCGTTTGGATGAGATCAGTGCAGAGGTAGGGCTTTCTTCCTCTCATCTCTCCTCTTTATTTAAAAAGCAGGTAAAGTCCAGCCCCATTCATTTGTTCACCTCCCTTAAAATACAGAAGGCCTGCCAGATGCTGATGGACAATTCCCATAACATAAAAACCATTTCATACAGCCTGGGTTATGAAGACCAGTATCATTTTTCCAGGGTATTCAAAAAGATCATGGGAATATCGCCCAAACATTTCAAAAATAAATAA
- a CDS encoding gluconate 2-dehydrogenase subunit 3 family protein: MKRRDYLKSIFVLGGLSLTSVSVYKWFEISRHVDVKQIADKRPVIAELAEMIIPRTDTPGAKDAGVPDYIVNVMIHCASVKEKNRFLSGIREIEDYTSGKFGKDFLKCTPAEKSAALKYVAGHARFSYPIFNKINDKFLGMPFYPKLKGLVVEGFCLSEQGATKALAYDYIPGSYEACIPLQPHQKSWATK, from the coding sequence ATGAAGAGAAGGGACTATTTAAAAAGTATTTTTGTTTTAGGTGGTTTAAGTCTAACATCTGTTTCTGTTTATAAATGGTTTGAGATCAGCAGGCATGTTGATGTGAAACAAATTGCTGACAAGCGGCCGGTCATTGCCGAACTTGCAGAAATGATCATACCCAGAACGGATACGCCTGGAGCAAAGGATGCCGGCGTTCCAGATTATATTGTTAATGTAATGATCCATTGTGCCAGTGTTAAAGAAAAAAACAGGTTCCTTTCGGGTATCCGGGAAATTGAAGACTATACATCCGGTAAATTTGGTAAAGATTTTCTGAAATGCACACCAGCTGAAAAAAGCGCGGCATTGAAGTATGTGGCGGGGCATGCCCGGTTTTCATATCCGATATTCAATAAGATCAATGATAAGTTTTTAGGTATGCCGTTCTATCCTAAATTAAAAGGTCTGGTGGTAGAAGGTTTTTGCCTGTCTGAACAGGGAGCTACCAAAGCATTGGCATACGATTATATCCCCGGGTCTTATGAAGCCTGTATTCCCCTTCAACCTCATCAAAAATCCTGGGCCACTAAATAG
- a CDS encoding sensor histidine kinase — MKLQTKLSLFAAAVTIGFLALFVGLLPYLMQRIAFQNTNKTLIQQRNKVLSAIKKNGIDFYLEGDTAYGSYSMLKDEYISLEPFNDQSVSGRLQTAQRIIDRDTISYRILTDTFTVNQQPYLLEIGKKVTTITEDGIALQKNTSYILVMLAVFIIVVQLFYTRYLLKPLDYIIRTRLIKRTFPFKDPKHPLKTTTYDFSYLDASIRALMQQVNDAFEKEKEFTSNASHELMTPISILQSKLENMLMDPGLPDDTVPKLEDMMRIVNRLKKIVNSLLLISRIESEQYTFNDQVSVKRMVREVLEELQHRIIEKGLIINEALSNTVTLHHVNKDLLFQLFYNLIHNAIKFSKSKGAITIKDQTENGVYSIFIIDTGVGMNKNQLERIFDRFKKDQYQREGFGLGLSIVKSIADYLGIKITVTSQPNQGTAFDLQFSRAHLEQ; from the coding sequence ATGAAGCTGCAGACAAAACTAAGCCTATTTGCGGCAGCAGTAACGATCGGCTTTCTGGCGTTATTTGTAGGGCTGCTCCCCTACCTGATGCAGCGCATTGCTTTTCAGAACACCAATAAAACATTAATACAGCAAAGGAATAAAGTGCTGTCCGCTATTAAAAAAAACGGCATTGACTTTTACCTAGAAGGCGATACAGCCTACGGCAGCTACTCTATGTTGAAAGATGAGTATATTTCATTAGAGCCTTTCAACGATCAGTCCGTTTCCGGAAGGCTCCAGACGGCCCAGCGGATCATAGACAGGGATACGATCAGTTACCGGATCCTTACGGATACATTTACAGTCAATCAGCAGCCCTATCTTCTTGAAATTGGCAAAAAAGTAACTACAATTACCGAGGATGGTATAGCACTGCAAAAAAACACTTCCTATATCCTGGTAATGCTGGCTGTTTTTATAATCGTCGTTCAGTTATTTTATACCCGCTATTTACTAAAGCCCCTCGATTATATTATACGGACAAGGCTAATAAAAAGAACATTTCCTTTTAAGGACCCCAAACATCCTCTTAAGACAACCACTTATGACTTCAGTTATCTTGATGCTTCCATTCGGGCACTCATGCAGCAGGTAAATGACGCTTTTGAAAAAGAAAAAGAATTTACATCCAACGCCTCCCACGAGCTGATGACGCCCATCAGCATCCTGCAGAGCAAGCTGGAGAATATGCTGATGGATCCCGGTCTGCCGGACGATACCGTACCCAAACTGGAAGATATGATGCGTATTGTGAACCGCCTGAAAAAAATAGTGAACTCCTTATTACTGATCTCCAGGATCGAAAGTGAACAATACACATTCAACGACCAGGTTTCTGTAAAAAGAATGGTCCGCGAAGTGCTGGAAGAGCTGCAGCACCGGATCATTGAAAAAGGATTGATCATTAACGAAGCACTTTCTAACACGGTTACCCTACATCATGTAAATAAGGATCTGCTCTTTCAGTTATTTTACAACCTCATCCATAATGCCATTAAGTTCAGCAAATCAAAGGGCGCTATTACAATAAAAGACCAGACCGAAAATGGGGTTTATTCTATTTTTATTATTGACACAGGCGTTGGGATGAATAAAAACCAGCTGGAAAGAATCTTTGACCGCTTTAAGAAGGACCAGTATCAGCGGGAAGGCTTTGGCCTTGGATTGTCAATAGTAAAATCGATCGCAGATTATCTTGGAATAAAAATAACCGTCACTTCACAGCCCAACCAGGGCACTGCCTTTGATCTGCAGTTCTCAAGAGCACACCTGGAACAATAA
- a CDS encoding NUDIX domain-containing protein — protein MKASAGILLYRKQSTGIHFFLVHPGGPFWKNKDAGAWSIPKGELAADEDPLERAKLEFEEETGHPVTGRFVPLTPVKQKAGKLVFAWAVEGDIDTTALSSNTFNLQWPPGSGKIIQAPEVDRWEWFGYEEAKRRINPAQVSFIEQAAILIIV, from the coding sequence ATGAAAGCAAGCGCAGGTATTCTTTTATATAGGAAGCAGTCGACCGGTATCCATTTTTTCCTGGTGCACCCCGGCGGACCTTTCTGGAAAAATAAGGATGCCGGTGCCTGGTCGATACCCAAAGGAGAGCTAGCTGCAGATGAAGATCCGCTGGAACGCGCCAAACTGGAATTTGAAGAGGAGACCGGGCATCCTGTAACTGGCCGGTTTGTGCCCTTAACTCCTGTAAAGCAAAAAGCGGGAAAGCTGGTATTTGCATGGGCTGTAGAAGGGGATATAGACACAACCGCCTTAAGCAGTAACACGTTTAACCTTCAGTGGCCGCCGGGTTCCGGCAAGATCATTCAGGCGCCGGAAGTAGACCGGTGGGAGTGGTTTGGGTATGAAGAGGCAAAACGCCGGATCAATCCCGCCCAGGTATCGTTTATTGAACAGGCCGCAATCCTGATCATTGTATGA
- a CDS encoding SDR family oxidoreductase: protein MNGYYKDKVVVVTGGTDGIGRGLVSALLGFGAKVATCGRNHDKLYSLQATHPSAFLHTMVADVSQEAECQRFIESTVAAYGRIDILINNAGISMRGLFKDLDVTVIRKVMDINFYGAVYCTKFALPYLIKSKGTIVGISSIAGYRGLPGRTGYSASKFALQGFLECLMTELRDDQVHVMWVSPGFTASSIRDNALNDKGEKQKENPMDEGKMMTAEAASLLILQAIKNRKRTLVITGTGKETVFLNKFFPSLADKLVHKFYFKNKELIK from the coding sequence ATGAACGGATATTATAAAGATAAGGTGGTGGTGGTTACGGGCGGCACTGATGGCATCGGCCGCGGATTGGTGAGTGCCCTGCTTGGCTTTGGGGCAAAAGTAGCTACCTGTGGGCGCAACCATGATAAGCTCTATTCCCTTCAGGCAACGCATCCTTCTGCGTTTTTGCATACGATGGTAGCCGACGTAAGCCAGGAAGCCGAATGCCAGCGTTTTATTGAGTCTACTGTAGCAGCCTATGGCCGTATTGACATACTGATCAACAATGCAGGTATCAGCATGCGGGGCCTCTTTAAAGACCTGGATGTAACCGTTATCAGAAAGGTCATGGACATTAACTTTTATGGAGCTGTTTACTGTACCAAATTTGCACTGCCCTACCTGATAAAAAGCAAAGGAACTATTGTAGGCATTTCCTCAATTGCAGGCTACAGAGGACTGCCCGGCAGAACCGGCTATTCCGCCAGTAAATTTGCCTTGCAGGGATTTCTGGAATGCCTGATGACAGAGCTACGGGATGACCAGGTGCATGTAATGTGGGTAAGCCCAGGCTTTACTGCATCCAGCATCCGTGATAATGCCCTCAATGATAAAGGTGAAAAACAAAAGGAGAACCCTATGGATGAAGGGAAGATGATGACGGCAGAAGCCGCATCCCTTCTTATTTTACAAGCTATAAAAAACAGGAAAAGGACATTGGTCATAACAGGCACAGGAAAGGAAACTGTTTTTTTGAACAAGTTCTTTCCATCACTGGCAGACAAACTGGTGCATAAGTTTTATTTTAAAAACAAAGAGTTGATAAAATAA
- a CDS encoding SAM hydrolase/SAM-dependent halogenase family protein, producing the protein MNFVTLTSDIGYQDYLVGAVKAQLLQIDADIHLVDISHNITPFNFPQASYVCRGAFKNFPEFTFHLILVNLFGTKPEHLLVAFHKNQYIICADNGLLNMILEERPDIIIGIPLDKKAVKNTLYITGIIAKTVERLVNGESIQKIGIADFNFIDKNPLQPLVDTSYIEGQIIFIDNFENVIVNITRKQFEEQRRGRNFKIVFKRDEVIDKISESYADVREGDKLALFNSADYLEIAINKGNAAGLFGLKGFSDKASQSSNIMQNQLLYQTVRVYFG; encoded by the coding sequence ATGAACTTTGTAACACTGACATCCGATATTGGTTACCAGGACTATCTGGTGGGCGCTGTTAAAGCCCAGTTGTTACAAATAGATGCTGATATTCATCTGGTAGATATTTCGCACAATATTACCCCGTTTAATTTTCCCCAGGCATCCTATGTTTGCAGGGGAGCCTTTAAAAATTTCCCGGAATTCACATTCCACCTTATACTGGTCAACCTGTTTGGTACAAAACCGGAGCATTTACTGGTAGCCTTTCATAAAAACCAGTACATCATTTGTGCCGATAACGGCTTGCTGAACATGATCCTTGAAGAGCGCCCGGATATTATTATTGGCATACCGCTTGATAAAAAGGCCGTAAAGAATACGCTCTATATCACCGGTATCATTGCAAAAACAGTGGAACGGCTGGTAAATGGTGAATCGATCCAGAAGATCGGGATCGCCGATTTTAACTTCATCGATAAAAATCCTTTACAACCACTGGTAGATACCAGCTATATAGAGGGGCAGATCATTTTTATTGACAATTTTGAAAATGTTATTGTAAACATTACCCGCAAACAATTTGAGGAACAGCGGCGCGGTCGCAATTTTAAGATCGTTTTTAAACGGGACGAGGTCATTGATAAGATCAGTGAATCTTACGCAGATGTGCGGGAAGGCGATAAACTGGCACTATTTAACAGCGCCGATTATCTGGAAATAGCCATTAATAAAGGGAATGCCGCCGGGCTCTTTGGCCTGAAAGGCTTTTCTGATAAGGCCAGCCAGTCATCTAACATTATGCAGAATCAACTGCTCTACCAGACAGTACGTGTTTACTTTGGGTAA
- a CDS encoding DoxX family protein, with translation MKQQHKILYRIAKGFISFFILLSACLTYSQPEGIRKLGFPDYFRIELVIAKVIGAIVLLLPFTTVRVKEWVYAGFIISMVSGLIAHICSGDPLSKIIFVSVDLLLVLISISYVSGKDLSEHKLSK, from the coding sequence ATGAAACAGCAGCATAAAATCCTGTACCGGATCGCAAAAGGCTTTATCAGCTTCTTTATCCTCTTAAGTGCCTGCCTGACCTACTCTCAGCCCGAAGGCATAAGAAAATTAGGCTTCCCCGATTATTTCAGGATAGAACTGGTAATTGCCAAAGTGATCGGTGCCATAGTGCTTTTGCTTCCCTTTACAACCGTCAGGGTAAAAGAGTGGGTATATGCGGGCTTTATTATTTCGATGGTTTCGGGGCTGATCGCACACATATGCAGCGGAGACCCGCTTTCAAAGATCATTTTTGTATCGGTTGATTTACTGCTTGTGCTTATCAGTATAAGCTATGTGTCGGGAAAAGATTTATCTGAACATAAATTGTCTAAATAA
- a CDS encoding FAD-dependent oxidoreductase yields MYISEKIKQAITYDAIVIGSGISGGWAAMELCKKGLKVLLLERGRDVKHIVDYPTAMLNPWDFKLGFNNTAKDREDDPIQSQSYTPADKHFYVRDKEHPYIQEKPFNWIRGYQVGGKSLTWGRHCYRLSDLDFEANAKDGIAIDWPIRYKDLEQWYSYVETYIGISGRRENLPHLPDGEFLPPWNLNCVEEHLRDSIKKHDPVRVLTNARLANLTKTLEGRGPCQERNLCSRGCPFGGYFSSNSATIPAALATGNLTLRPFSIVAEILYDEQQQRAAGVSVIDAISKERLEFFSKIVFVNASTIATTSILLQSVSSRFPDGLGNDSGQLGHNLMDHTAAAGAYGILYDLYSDKYYKGRRPEGFFIPRFRNLKDGENLGFKRGYNFQGHGERQEWGDRSRYMVNEFGKDFKAKLTTPGPWTVWMQGWGECLPYYTNRISLSDDKKDQWGLPLVKIHFSYGDNESKMIDDIRKTSAEMLTQAGFKDIDSFKYNRPGGSAIHEMGTARMGHDPETSVLNQFNQVHAVKNVFVTDGSCMTSSGSQNPSLTYMALTARACAFAVAELKKQNI; encoded by the coding sequence ATGTATATAAGTGAAAAAATCAAACAGGCAATTACTTACGATGCAATTGTAATAGGTTCAGGCATCAGCGGTGGCTGGGCTGCTATGGAGTTGTGTAAAAAGGGCTTAAAGGTATTGCTGCTTGAAAGAGGGCGCGATGTAAAGCATATTGTGGATTACCCTACAGCCATGCTGAATCCATGGGATTTTAAGCTGGGCTTTAACAACACGGCAAAGGACAGGGAAGACGACCCCATACAAAGCCAGTCATATACGCCTGCTGATAAACATTTTTATGTGAGGGATAAAGAGCACCCGTATATACAGGAAAAGCCATTCAACTGGATCCGGGGTTACCAGGTAGGTGGGAAGTCCCTCACCTGGGGAAGACATTGTTACCGGCTAAGCGATCTTGATTTTGAAGCAAATGCCAAAGATGGGATCGCTATTGACTGGCCCATCAGGTATAAGGACCTTGAGCAATGGTATTCTTATGTAGAAACCTACATCGGTATAAGCGGTAGAAGAGAAAACCTGCCTCATCTTCCTGATGGCGAGTTTTTACCGCCATGGAACCTGAACTGTGTTGAAGAGCATCTGAGGGATTCTATTAAAAAACATGATCCTGTACGGGTACTGACAAACGCCCGCCTTGCCAATCTTACAAAAACGTTGGAGGGCCGCGGCCCCTGCCAGGAAAGGAACCTGTGCAGCAGAGGTTGTCCGTTTGGCGGTTACTTTAGCAGTAACAGCGCTACTATTCCGGCCGCCCTGGCAACCGGCAATCTTACTTTAAGACCGTTTTCAATAGTGGCTGAGATCCTGTATGACGAGCAGCAGCAGCGGGCTGCAGGGGTAAGTGTTATTGATGCTATAAGCAAAGAGCGGCTTGAGTTCTTTTCAAAGATCGTGTTTGTGAATGCGTCCACTATTGCCACAACGTCCATCCTGCTTCAGTCAGTATCCTCAAGATTTCCTGATGGGCTGGGTAATGACAGCGGGCAGCTTGGTCATAATTTAATGGATCATACTGCGGCAGCAGGCGCGTATGGTATTCTCTATGATCTGTATTCTGATAAATATTATAAAGGCCGCCGGCCCGAAGGTTTTTTTATTCCGAGGTTCAGAAATCTGAAAGATGGCGAGAACCTGGGCTTTAAGCGGGGTTATAACTTTCAGGGGCATGGCGAGCGGCAGGAGTGGGGCGATAGATCCCGTTATATGGTTAATGAATTTGGTAAAGATTTTAAAGCTAAATTGACAACTCCCGGCCCATGGACCGTGTGGATGCAGGGATGGGGCGAGTGTTTGCCTTATTATACCAACAGGATATCGTTAAGCGATGACAAAAAGGATCAATGGGGGTTACCATTGGTAAAGATCCATTTCAGTTACGGGGATAATGAAAGCAAAATGATTGACGATATCAGGAAAACATCTGCCGAAATGTTAACCCAGGCAGGGTTTAAGGATATCGATTCCTTTAAATACAACCGGCCCGGTGGATCGGCAATTCACGAAATGGGTACCGCACGTATGGGACATGATCCTGAAACTTCAGTGTTGAATCAATTCAATCAGGTGCATGCCGTAAAAAATGTGTTTGTCACGGATGGAAGCTGTATGACTTCATCAGGCTCTCAGAACCCGTCTTTAACGTATATGGCGCTCACGGCACGTGCCTGTGCTTTTGCTGTTGCGGAATTAAAAAAACAAAATATATAA
- a CDS encoding dicarboxylate/amino acid:cation symporter translates to MIVENTATPPPVKKKKLYQVLYFQVIVAIILGILLGHFFPETGKKMKPLGDGFILLVKMIIAPVIFLTISTGIAGMNDLKKVGRVAGKAFIYFLTFSTLALIIGLIIGKIVQPGAGMNVDPQKLDTSSIAKYVSQAKEQTLVHFIFDIIPQTLVSPITGNNILQVLFVAILFGAGLALTAEKSKMVVSFLHALTYPVFKIVTLLMKLAPIGAFGAMAFTIGENGIRSVINLGLLVATFYTTSLLFVLIVLGAVARYNGFSIFKLLRYIKDELLLVLGTSSSEAALPTLMQKLERAGCSKSVVGLVIPTGYSFNLDGTNIYMTLASLFIAQACNIHLTLEHEILLLLVAMLSSKGAAGVSGAGFITLAATLAIVPEVPIARMTLILGVDRFMSECRALTNLVGNGVATIVVANWEKQLDKKQLQNCLDHS, encoded by the coding sequence ATGATCGTTGAAAATACTGCAACACCCCCGCCTGTTAAGAAAAAGAAACTATACCAGGTACTGTACTTCCAGGTTATTGTTGCCATTATTCTGGGAATATTACTGGGGCACTTTTTTCCGGAAACAGGTAAAAAAATGAAGCCCCTTGGTGATGGCTTTATCCTGCTGGTAAAAATGATCATTGCCCCTGTAATTTTTCTTACGATCAGCACAGGCATTGCAGGCATGAATGATCTTAAGAAAGTAGGGAGGGTGGCCGGAAAAGCATTTATCTATTTCCTTACCTTTTCCACACTGGCACTAATTATCGGGCTGATCATCGGCAAAATCGTACAGCCAGGCGCGGGGATGAACGTAGATCCGCAAAAGCTGGACACCAGCTCCATTGCAAAATATGTATCGCAGGCAAAAGAACAAACCCTCGTTCATTTTATTTTTGATATTATTCCGCAAACGCTGGTGAGCCCGATCACAGGCAATAACATCCTGCAGGTATTATTTGTAGCCATTTTATTTGGAGCGGGGCTTGCATTAACTGCCGAAAAAAGCAAAATGGTGGTCAGCTTCCTGCATGCGCTTACCTACCCAGTTTTCAAAATTGTTACTTTGCTGATGAAACTGGCGCCCATAGGTGCTTTCGGGGCAATGGCATTTACCATTGGTGAAAACGGTATCCGTTCAGTGATCAACCTCGGTTTGCTTGTTGCCACATTTTACACTACCTCTCTCTTGTTTGTGCTTATTGTTTTAGGAGCCGTTGCGCGCTACAACGGGTTTTCCATTTTTAAATTACTGCGCTATATAAAAGACGAGCTGTTGCTGGTGCTGGGTACCAGCTCCTCAGAGGCTGCCCTGCCCACATTGATGCAAAAACTGGAAAGAGCGGGATGTTCAAAATCAGTGGTGGGCCTGGTGATCCCTACAGGCTACTCTTTTAACCTGGATGGCACAAACATTTACATGACGCTGGCCTCCCTGTTTATTGCCCAGGCCTGTAACATTCATCTTACTTTAGAACATGAGATCCTGTTATTATTGGTTGCCATGCTAAGCTCAAAAGGAGCTGCAGGCGTTTCGGGGGCAGGTTTTATTACACTGGCAGCTACCCTTGCTATAGTGCCCGAAGTGCCTATTGCCCGCATGACATTGATCCTGGGTGTTGACCGTTTTATGTCGGAGTGCCGCGCCCTCACCAACCTTGTAGGAAACGGCGTTGCGACTATTGTGGTGGCCAACTGGGAAAAACAACTGGATAAGAAGCAGCTGCAAAACTGCCTGGATCATTCCTGA